From the Oleiharenicola lentus genome, one window contains:
- a CDS encoding DMT family protein, protein MSTILLLTLSNVFMTFAWYGHLKFFHDKPLWATILLSWGIAFFEYMLMVPANRFGYGKFTGYELKIIQEVITLSVFVIFAWLVLGEKLKWNYAVSLLCIGLAVYFAFGVNRTPAPAA, encoded by the coding sequence ATGTCCACCATCCTCCTCCTCACGCTCTCCAACGTCTTCATGACCTTCGCGTGGTATGGCCACCTGAAGTTTTTCCACGACAAGCCGCTCTGGGCCACGATCCTGCTCTCGTGGGGCATCGCGTTCTTCGAATACATGCTGATGGTGCCCGCCAACCGGTTTGGTTACGGCAAATTCACCGGCTACGAGCTGAAGATCATCCAGGAGGTGATCACGCTGTCGGTCTTTGTGATCTTCGCCTGGCTGGTGCTGGGCGAAAAGCTGAAGTGGAATTACGCCGTGAGCCTGCTGTGCATCGGTCTGGCCGTGTATTTCGCCTTCGGCGTGAACCGCACGCCCGCACCAGCCGCGTAA
- the recA gene encoding recombinase RecA has protein sequence MSKADKVTKAETKSAAVAPANAAREKNIELAVSSITKQFGEGSIMRLGANAKMKVETLSTGSLAIDLMLGVGGLPKGRIIEIYGPESSGKTTFCLSVIAEAQRKGGLAAFIDVEHALDPKYAKVVGVNLDDLLVSQPDSGEDALNIMETLIRSNSIDVIILDSVAALTTKAELDGQMGDATVGAQARLMSQAMRRLTAVVSKTNCVCIFTNQIREKIGVMFGNPETTSGGRALKFFASIRLDIRRKDQLKTPDGKVIGNRTKIKAVKNKVAPPFTECEFDIMYDEGISATGSLLDLGLDHKVLEKKGAWIAFNGELVGQGREAAKEALRTNADLAAKVKAGILDKVNVKPGEPVTGEQDE, from the coding sequence ATGTCCAAAGCCGATAAAGTCACCAAAGCCGAAACCAAGTCCGCCGCCGTCGCCCCCGCCAACGCCGCCCGCGAGAAGAACATCGAGCTCGCCGTCTCCTCCATCACGAAGCAGTTCGGCGAAGGCTCCATCATGCGCCTCGGCGCCAACGCCAAGATGAAGGTCGAGACGCTCTCGACCGGCTCGCTCGCCATCGACCTCATGCTCGGCGTCGGCGGCCTGCCGAAGGGCCGCATCATCGAGATCTACGGACCGGAGTCTTCCGGTAAAACCACCTTCTGCTTGAGCGTCATCGCCGAGGCCCAGCGCAAGGGCGGTCTCGCCGCCTTCATCGACGTCGAGCACGCGCTCGACCCGAAATACGCCAAGGTCGTCGGTGTAAACCTCGACGACCTCCTCGTCTCCCAGCCCGACTCCGGCGAGGACGCGCTCAACATCATGGAGACGCTCATCCGCTCGAACTCCATCGACGTCATCATCCTCGACTCCGTCGCCGCTCTCACCACCAAGGCCGAACTCGACGGCCAGATGGGCGACGCCACCGTTGGCGCCCAGGCCCGCCTCATGTCGCAGGCCATGCGCCGCCTCACCGCCGTCGTCTCCAAGACGAACTGCGTGTGCATCTTCACCAACCAGATCCGCGAGAAGATCGGCGTGATGTTCGGCAACCCGGAGACGACCTCCGGCGGCCGCGCGCTGAAGTTCTTCGCTTCCATCCGCCTCGACATCCGCCGCAAGGACCAGCTCAAGACCCCCGACGGCAAGGTCATCGGCAACCGCACCAAGATCAAGGCGGTGAAGAACAAGGTCGCCCCGCCGTTCACCGAGTGCGAGTTCGACATCATGTACGACGAGGGCATTTCCGCCACCGGCTCGCTCCTCGACCTCGGCCTCGACCACAAGGTGCTCGAGAAGAAGGGCGCGTGGATCGCCTTCAACGGCGAACTCGTCGGCCAGGGCCGCGAGGCCGCCAAGGAAGCCCTGCGCACCAACGCCGATCTCGCCGCCAAGGTGAAGGCCGGCATCCTGGACAAGGTGAACGTGAAGCCCGGCGAGCCCGTCACCGGCGAACAGGACGAGTAA
- the pdxH gene encoding pyridoxamine 5'-phosphate oxidase has product MTVWKDTREGRGRAQRMRRLHQTRRGAAPGALRHWDMQLPDPLRLFQEWFAEARDREKSDATAMAVATADAAGRPAVRMVLLKQADARGFVFYTNLDSPKADNLRANPRAELCFHWPVLERQVRVSGQVDAVSDAEADAYFATRPRLSQLGAWASHQSKPMNGRYELEQAVARETVRHGVGPVPRPPFWSGFRVVPAQIEFWQQKPFRHHDRQRFTRIGGVWHHEWLFP; this is encoded by the coding sequence ATGACGGTGTGGAAAGATACGCGTGAAGGCCGGGGGCGGGCGCAACGCATGCGCAGGCTTCACCAAACGCGGCGCGGCGCGGCACCCGGCGCTCTGCGACACTGGGACATGCAGTTACCCGACCCCTTGCGACTCTTCCAGGAGTGGTTCGCCGAGGCGCGCGATCGCGAGAAGAGTGACGCCACCGCCATGGCCGTGGCCACGGCCGACGCCGCGGGTCGTCCGGCGGTGCGCATGGTGCTGCTCAAGCAGGCCGACGCGCGCGGCTTCGTGTTCTACACAAATCTCGACAGCCCGAAGGCCGACAACCTGCGCGCGAATCCACGGGCCGAGCTCTGTTTCCATTGGCCCGTGCTTGAGCGGCAGGTCCGCGTTTCCGGCCAGGTCGACGCCGTGAGCGACGCCGAAGCCGATGCCTACTTCGCCACGCGCCCGCGCCTCAGCCAGCTCGGGGCCTGGGCCTCGCACCAGTCTAAACCCATGAACGGCCGCTACGAATTGGAACAGGCCGTCGCACGCGAGACCGTGCGCCATGGTGTGGGCCCGGTGCCGCGTCCGCCGTTTTGGTCGGGTTTCCGCGTGGTGCCGGCACAGATCGAATTCTGGCAGCAAAAACCTTTTCGCCATCACGACCGCCAGCGCTTCACGCGCATCGGCGGGGTGTGGCATCATGAGTGGTTGTTTCCGTGA
- a CDS encoding SRPBCC family protein, which yields MPQLFQQQFIPADPAAVWEFFATPKNLDELTPPDLRFAIRSDLPPRMFAGQLIEYRISPVRGVWLHWLTEIRHVREGRYFVDEQRAGPYAFWYHEHHFEPVAGGVMMTDRVTYDVGWGPFGWLADKLWVRRQLEHIFAYRRQRVEARFGRA from the coding sequence ATGCCGCAGCTTTTTCAACAACAGTTCATCCCCGCCGACCCGGCCGCCGTCTGGGAGTTTTTCGCGACGCCGAAAAACCTGGACGAACTCACGCCGCCCGACCTGCGCTTTGCCATCCGCAGCGACCTGCCGCCGCGCATGTTTGCGGGGCAGCTGATCGAGTATCGCATCTCACCGGTGCGCGGCGTGTGGCTGCACTGGCTCACCGAAATCCGGCACGTGCGTGAAGGCCGTTACTTCGTGGATGAACAGCGCGCCGGTCCCTACGCGTTCTGGTATCACGAACATCACTTCGAGCCGGTGGCAGGCGGCGTGATGATGACCGACCGCGTGACCTACGACGTCGGCTGGGGCCCGTTCGGCTGGCTGGCGGACAAGCTGTGGGTGCGGCGCCAGCTCGAACACATTTTCGCCTATCGCCGCCAGCGTGTGGAGGCGCGCTTCGGTCGCGCCTGA
- the mnmE gene encoding tRNA uridine-5-carboxymethylaminomethyl(34) synthesis GTPase MnmE — MSFPTDTIAALGTPAGTSAIAVVRASGPQVRAMVAAIFGVTPPPRHAQHADYRDAKGTLVDDVLFTFFAAPNSFTGEDTVEISCHGNPFIAQKILEDLFARGCRPAEAGEFSKRAFLNGRLDLSQAEAVMDLIHARSERALAAANQQLRGALGRQMELLISQLVNVLAIIEAYIDFPDEDLPAENRQAVLLQLEQLQTATARLLATSHYGAMLRDGIKTVILGEPNAGKSSLLNRLVGRERALVSAEPGTTRDYLEERILVGPHALRLIDTAGLNPAPSSLEKRGMDKTLEQAAEADLFLWVLDATRPLPALPASTAGRLSPANTIVVVNKSDLPAAPGLAVPTGYPCVPVSALTGIGLEELRTLVSGLADSFQVKTGDDLIAINARHAHALNQARQCLETATAKLCERGSTELVASDLRGALDAFGQISGKVDNEQVLDRLFSTFCIGK, encoded by the coding sequence ATGTCGTTTCCGACCGACACCATCGCCGCCCTCGGCACGCCTGCGGGCACCTCGGCCATTGCCGTTGTGCGCGCCAGCGGTCCGCAGGTGCGCGCCATGGTTGCGGCGATTTTCGGCGTAACTCCCCCACCCCGGCACGCGCAACACGCGGATTACCGCGATGCGAAAGGAACGCTTGTGGACGACGTGCTGTTCACGTTTTTTGCCGCGCCAAATTCGTTCACCGGTGAGGACACGGTGGAGATTTCCTGCCACGGCAATCCGTTCATCGCGCAGAAGATCCTCGAGGATCTCTTCGCCCGTGGCTGCCGGCCGGCCGAGGCCGGCGAGTTCAGCAAACGGGCCTTTCTGAACGGACGCCTGGACTTGAGTCAGGCTGAAGCCGTGATGGACCTGATCCACGCCCGCAGTGAACGAGCGCTTGCGGCCGCCAACCAGCAGTTGCGCGGGGCGCTGGGGAGACAAATGGAGTTACTTATCTCTCAGCTGGTGAACGTATTGGCCATCATTGAGGCTTACATCGATTTCCCGGATGAGGATCTGCCAGCCGAAAACCGTCAGGCCGTTTTGCTGCAGTTGGAGCAACTCCAAACCGCCACGGCGCGCCTGCTGGCGACGAGCCACTACGGCGCGATGCTGCGCGACGGCATCAAGACGGTGATCCTCGGTGAGCCCAACGCCGGCAAGAGCAGCCTGTTGAACCGACTCGTCGGTCGGGAGCGCGCTCTCGTGAGCGCCGAACCGGGCACGACGCGCGACTATCTTGAGGAGAGGATTCTCGTCGGACCGCACGCCCTGCGGCTGATTGATACGGCGGGACTCAATCCCGCGCCTTCTTCCCTCGAGAAGCGCGGTATGGATAAGACCCTGGAGCAAGCCGCCGAGGCGGATCTCTTCCTCTGGGTGCTCGATGCGACGCGCCCCCTGCCCGCGCTGCCTGCGTCCACGGCGGGACGCCTCAGCCCCGCCAACACGATTGTAGTGGTCAACAAATCCGATCTGCCCGCCGCGCCCGGTTTGGCGGTGCCCACAGGATATCCCTGCGTGCCGGTCTCCGCGCTCACCGGCATCGGTTTGGAGGAATTGCGGACGCTGGTGTCCGGACTCGCCGACTCTTTTCAGGTCAAAACCGGCGATGACCTGATCGCGATCAACGCGCGTCATGCCCATGCCTTGAATCAGGCGCGCCAATGTCTGGAAACTGCCACAGCCAAGTTATGCGAGCGTGGTTCCACGGAGCTGGTCGCGAGCGATTTGCGCGGTGCCTTGGATGCTTTTGGGCAAATTTCAGGCAAGGTAGATAATGAGCAAGTACTTGATAGACTGTTTTCTACATTCTGTATAGGAAAATAG
- the mnmG gene encoding tRNA uridine-5-carboxymethylaminomethyl(34) synthesis enzyme MnmG, whose translation MIYNQKPFDVIVCGAGHAGVEACLAASRMGASTLLLTGNIDTIAQMSCNPAIGGQAKGQIVREIDALGGEMAINTDVTGIQFRLLNESKGPAVQSPRAQCDKKAYQFRLKHTLELQPNLQIFQATVTGLIFKDGKVVGCRTNLDIDFLGQAVVITTGTFLRGLMHVGQNKNEGGRLGDFSAKTLSGSLLEAGIELLRLKTGTPPRILGRSINFSGLQEQKGDSEPTLFAYHDTRDGEDLFHVERTGERRLGWKPGSEQISCWMTYTTPDSERIVRENLHKSAMYSGEIHGVGPRYCPSIEDKFVRFADKPRHLLFLEPEGRSTNEYYINGLSTSLPFDVQLDLVHSIPGLEQAVLLRPAYAVEYDFAPPTQMYPSLESRKVENLFLAGQINGTSGYEEAAAQGLVAGVNAVRKARGEAPMIIQRHEAYIGVLIDDLVTKGTTEPYRMFTSRAEHRLLFNHGSAELRLRHHASEHNLLSNSRLKNIEHKLSCIINWQNLLENQKTKGGSWADNLRRSGAIADLPAEFMAQSKEVREEVLYRVLYRGYLEREERQIERLKAVEKIKLPASIDYLKIPGLRRESALKLQQFRPVNLGQAGRISGVNPADLSVLMVLLASEKSERL comes from the coding sequence GTGATCTATAATCAAAAACCATTCGATGTGATCGTCTGCGGCGCAGGGCACGCTGGCGTCGAGGCCTGCCTGGCGGCCTCGCGAATGGGCGCCTCTACCCTGCTGTTGACCGGCAATATTGATACGATCGCCCAGATGAGCTGCAACCCAGCCATTGGCGGCCAAGCGAAGGGACAGATCGTGCGGGAAATCGATGCCCTCGGTGGCGAGATGGCGATCAACACCGACGTGACCGGCATCCAGTTCCGGCTGCTTAATGAATCCAAAGGGCCCGCCGTGCAGTCGCCGCGCGCGCAGTGCGACAAGAAAGCTTACCAGTTTCGCCTGAAGCATACGCTCGAACTCCAACCGAACCTGCAAATCTTCCAGGCCACGGTTACGGGCCTGATCTTTAAAGACGGCAAGGTCGTCGGCTGCCGGACAAACCTGGATATCGATTTCTTAGGCCAGGCCGTAGTCATCACCACCGGCACCTTCCTTCGCGGACTGATGCATGTCGGTCAGAACAAGAACGAAGGCGGCCGACTTGGTGACTTCAGCGCCAAGACACTTTCGGGTAGTTTGCTGGAGGCTGGGATTGAGCTCCTGCGCCTAAAAACTGGGACTCCGCCGCGCATTCTGGGCCGCAGCATCAACTTTTCCGGCCTCCAAGAGCAGAAAGGCGATTCCGAACCGACGCTTTTTGCTTACCACGATACTCGGGACGGTGAGGACTTGTTCCACGTGGAACGCACCGGCGAACGGCGCCTCGGTTGGAAACCCGGCAGCGAACAAATCTCATGCTGGATGACGTATACCACGCCGGACTCCGAGCGCATCGTGCGGGAGAATCTCCACAAGTCCGCCATGTATTCGGGCGAGATCCATGGGGTAGGACCCCGGTATTGTCCGAGTATCGAGGATAAGTTCGTCCGCTTCGCGGACAAGCCGCGTCATCTGCTGTTTCTGGAGCCTGAGGGGCGAAGCACCAACGAGTATTACATCAATGGCCTATCTACGAGCCTACCGTTCGATGTGCAGTTGGACTTGGTGCACAGCATCCCTGGTCTGGAGCAAGCGGTGCTGCTCCGTCCTGCCTATGCCGTCGAATACGACTTCGCGCCCCCGACGCAGATGTATCCGTCTTTGGAGTCGCGCAAGGTCGAGAACCTGTTCCTTGCTGGTCAGATCAACGGCACCTCCGGCTACGAGGAGGCCGCCGCTCAGGGGTTGGTTGCGGGGGTGAACGCCGTGCGCAAGGCGAGGGGAGAGGCGCCCATGATCATTCAACGGCATGAGGCCTATATTGGGGTGTTAATCGACGATCTCGTGACCAAGGGAACGACAGAACCCTACCGCATGTTCACCAGTCGGGCAGAACATCGCTTGCTCTTTAATCATGGCAGCGCCGAGTTGCGATTAAGGCATCACGCCAGTGAGCACAATCTATTATCCAATAGCAGGTTAAAGAATATAGAACACAAATTATCCTGCATCATAAACTGGCAGAATTTACTCGAAAACCAAAAGACCAAGGGTGGATCTTGGGCGGACAATTTGCGCCGATCCGGAGCCATCGCTGACCTACCGGCGGAGTTCATGGCTCAATCCAAGGAGGTGCGCGAAGAAGTGCTCTACCGAGTTTTGTATCGCGGCTATCTGGAGCGGGAGGAGCGGCAGATCGAGCGGCTTAAGGCGGTCGAGAAAATCAAGCTCCCCGCCTCCATCGATTACCTGAAAATTCCCGGTTTGCGGCGCGAGAGCGCACTCAAACTTCAGCAGTTTCGTCCGGTCAATCTGGGCCAGGCTGGTCGCATCAGCGGGGTCAACCCGGCTGACTTGAGTGTCCTGATGGTGCTGCTGGCCTCCGAGAAAAGCGAACGGCTTTGA
- a CDS encoding response regulator, whose product MEKKKILVVDDEPDVTDLVAYHLKAKGFHVETLNDATASIAKARGYNPDLVILDIMMPHLSGIQVCRILRADPKLAKVPIIFLTAKAEPHDRIEGLESGADDYLSKPFSPKELVLRVESILRRVAAPKDPVSAKLRVGDIQLDSDTHRATVKGELLDLTATEFKLLRLMMERQGRVQTREHLLLNVWNYSTEIETRTVDTHVRRLREKLGDEAGWIETIRGVGYRIAEKKLPA is encoded by the coding sequence ATGGAGAAGAAAAAAATCCTCGTGGTGGACGATGAGCCCGACGTCACCGACCTGGTTGCCTATCACCTTAAGGCAAAAGGGTTCCACGTGGAAACGCTCAACGATGCCACGGCCAGCATCGCCAAGGCGCGAGGCTACAATCCGGATCTGGTTATTTTAGACATAATGATGCCACACTTGAGCGGCATCCAAGTCTGTCGCATTCTCCGGGCCGACCCGAAGCTGGCCAAGGTGCCGATCATTTTTCTTACCGCCAAAGCCGAACCCCACGACCGCATCGAGGGACTCGAATCGGGCGCCGACGACTACCTGAGCAAGCCCTTCAGTCCGAAAGAACTCGTTCTGCGCGTGGAATCCATCCTGCGGCGCGTCGCCGCGCCCAAGGATCCCGTCTCCGCCAAGCTCCGCGTCGGCGACATCCAACTCGACAGCGACACCCATCGCGCAACGGTGAAGGGCGAGTTACTCGACCTGACCGCCACGGAATTCAAACTTCTGCGCCTCATGATGGAGCGCCAGGGTCGGGTGCAGACACGCGAGCACCTGCTCCTGAACGTGTGGAACTACTCGACCGAAATAGAGACCCGCACCGTGGACACGCACGTGCGACGCCTGCGCGAGAAATTGGGTGACGAAGCCGGTTGGATCGAGACGATCCGCGGCGTCGGTTACCGCATCGCCGAGAAAAAACTTCCCGCATGA
- a CDS encoding sensor histidine kinase has protein sequence MIYFLIVALAVALAFCLRALWKQNRALHDLEQAARRGQPLLHDESPAAYLPAWAVLTEAVNRLITQNNSLQQQRSDQLAQLEATLGNLREAVLIVDSANYIHLANRALREIFPGARDLVNLRLELIVRSAPFLDYVRATREGTVLPREEFEIVDGDHTLWIEASGAPIPSPDGKSQWALFVIHDMTNQRKLERVRRDFVANASHELRTPLSIIKGYIETLVDGHQTMELADRDKFLRTIQRHSERLKSIIDDLLALSRLESATPGLKFAPLSLNSYFGELADEYRNRPQAADHTVTVNVPASIGLIEADGEKLAHVFGNLIENAFKYTPRGATIELGAAATDDNSVECWVRDDGPGIPAADLPHIFERFYRVEKGRSRETGGTGLGLSIVKHIVQLHGGSVWAESGEGGGLAIRLRLPRRQKA, from the coding sequence ATGATCTATTTCCTCATCGTCGCCCTGGCCGTCGCTCTCGCGTTCTGCCTGCGCGCGTTGTGGAAACAGAACCGCGCGCTGCATGATCTGGAGCAGGCCGCCCGCCGCGGTCAGCCGCTGTTGCACGACGAAAGCCCGGCCGCCTACCTGCCGGCGTGGGCGGTTCTCACCGAGGCCGTCAACCGCCTCATCACGCAGAACAACTCGCTGCAGCAGCAGCGGAGCGACCAGCTTGCCCAGCTCGAGGCCACGCTCGGCAACTTGCGCGAGGCCGTGCTGATCGTGGACAGCGCCAACTACATCCACCTGGCCAACCGCGCGCTGCGGGAAATTTTCCCCGGCGCCCGCGACCTCGTGAACCTGCGCCTCGAGCTGATCGTGCGCAGCGCCCCGTTCCTCGACTACGTGCGCGCGACGCGGGAAGGAACCGTGCTGCCCCGCGAGGAATTCGAGATCGTGGACGGCGACCACACGCTTTGGATCGAGGCGTCGGGTGCGCCCATTCCGTCACCGGACGGCAAATCGCAGTGGGCGCTCTTTGTCATCCACGACATGACCAACCAGCGCAAACTCGAGCGTGTGCGCCGCGACTTCGTCGCCAACGCCTCGCACGAGCTCCGCACGCCGCTCAGCATCATCAAGGGCTACATCGAGACCCTCGTGGACGGACACCAGACGATGGAGCTGGCGGACCGCGACAAGTTTCTCCGCACCATCCAGCGGCACAGCGAGCGGCTGAAATCCATCATCGACGATTTGCTCGCACTTTCGCGCCTCGAGTCCGCCACACCCGGCCTGAAGTTCGCTCCGCTGAGTTTGAACTCCTATTTCGGCGAACTCGCGGACGAGTATCGCAACCGTCCGCAAGCCGCCGACCACACCGTCACCGTGAACGTGCCGGCTTCGATCGGTCTTATCGAAGCCGACGGCGAAAAACTCGCCCATGTCTTCGGCAACCTGATCGAAAACGCCTTCAAATACACCCCCAGGGGCGCGACCATCGAGCTCGGCGCAGCCGCGACCGACGACAACTCGGTCGAGTGCTGGGTGCGTGACGACGGTCCCGGCATCCCGGCGGCCGACCTGCCGCACATCTTCGAGCGGTTCTACCGGGTGGAAAAAGGCCGCTCCCGCGAGACCGGCGGCACCGGGCTCGGACTCAGCATCGTGAAACACATCGTGCAGCTGCATGGGGGCAGCGTTTGGGCCGAAAGCGGCGAGGGTGGGGGACTCGCCATCCGCCTGCGTCTGCCGCGGCGGCAGAAGGCCTGA
- the trmB gene encoding tRNA (guanine(46)-N(7))-methyltransferase TrmB, with translation MVPKPEFVEHVTQRRNALRTELTALMPPAATIVLEIGSAHGHFLVRYAGENPQKLCVGVDLRGERVERAKRKAERAKLPHCHFIRAEARELIECLPPEVNFAEVWVLFPDPWPKKRHHKNRLLQPEFFDFLAKRTQPGARLFFRTDFAEYFHEVAAFLRTLKTWQPDPAAPWPMEHETIFQARAPSYQSLVAVRT, from the coding sequence GTGGTACCCAAGCCAGAATTCGTCGAACACGTCACCCAACGCCGCAACGCCTTGCGCACGGAGTTGACCGCGTTGATGCCCCCGGCCGCGACCATCGTGCTCGAGATCGGCAGCGCCCACGGCCACTTCCTCGTCCGATACGCCGGCGAAAATCCGCAGAAACTATGCGTGGGGGTGGATCTGCGCGGTGAGCGCGTGGAGCGCGCGAAGCGCAAGGCCGAGCGCGCCAAGCTGCCTCACTGCCACTTCATCCGCGCCGAGGCCCGCGAACTCATCGAATGCCTGCCGCCCGAGGTCAATTTTGCTGAGGTCTGGGTGCTGTTTCCGGACCCCTGGCCCAAGAAACGCCACCACAAGAACCGGCTCCTGCAGCCAGAATTCTTCGATTTTCTCGCCAAAAGGACGCAACCGGGCGCCCGCCTCTTCTTCCGCACGGACTTTGCCGAGTATTTCCACGAGGTCGCGGCCTTCCTGCGCACCTTGAAAACCTGGCAGCCGGATCCGGCTGCACCTTGGCCTATGGAACACGAAACCATCTTCCAGGCCCGCGCCCCCAGTTACCAATCCTTGGTGGCAGTCCGGACTTGA
- a CDS encoding F0F1 ATP synthase subunit A yields MLNTKKLIGFLAALFCTTAAFAEGVSPKATVLFDLGGGWRVTNSMVTGWMVSLVIITLILAAVGNPKILPGKAQSVFESILEALRDLFEPIVGKKAFPAVFPLLVTLFIFILIQNWSGLLPGVGTVGKGYTDADGHFHMTQPWIRPFTADFNSTIALALISFGAFLIIIFKYAGPKLILWDLFGNKADKNETPGWLYPILSLVFLVVGFIEVFSIFIRPFTLSVRLFGNVFGGENLLHGTSFFPVFYFMELLVGLIQATVFTLLSAVYVGLICNHGDDHDHDHAEGGHAEAHH; encoded by the coding sequence ATGCTGAACACCAAGAAACTCATCGGCTTCCTCGCCGCCCTGTTCTGCACGACCGCCGCGTTTGCGGAAGGTGTGTCTCCCAAGGCCACGGTGCTGTTTGATCTCGGCGGCGGCTGGCGGGTGACAAACAGCATGGTGACCGGCTGGATGGTTTCGCTGGTGATCATCACGCTCATTCTCGCGGCGGTCGGAAATCCGAAGATTCTCCCGGGCAAGGCCCAGTCGGTTTTCGAATCCATCCTCGAGGCCCTGCGCGACCTCTTCGAACCCATCGTCGGCAAAAAGGCTTTTCCCGCGGTCTTCCCGCTGCTCGTCACGCTCTTCATTTTCATCCTGATCCAGAACTGGTCCGGTTTGCTTCCCGGCGTAGGCACCGTCGGCAAGGGTTACACCGACGCGGACGGCCACTTCCACATGACCCAGCCGTGGATCCGCCCGTTCACCGCCGACTTCAACAGCACCATCGCGCTCGCGCTCATTTCCTTCGGCGCCTTCCTGATCATCATCTTCAAATACGCCGGCCCCAAGCTGATTCTCTGGGACCTCTTCGGCAACAAGGCCGACAAGAACGAAACCCCCGGCTGGCTCTACCCGATTCTGTCGCTGGTGTTCCTCGTGGTCGGTTTCATCGAGGTGTTCTCCATTTTCATCCGCCCCTTCACGCTTTCCGTGCGCCTCTTCGGCAACGTATTCGGCGGCGAAAACCTGCTCCACGGCACGAGCTTCTTCCCGGTGTTCTACTTCATGGAGCTGCTTGTCGGCCTCATCCAGGCGACCGTCTTCACGCTGCTGTCGGCCGTCTATGTCGGCCTGATCTGCAACCACGGCGACGACCACGATCACGACCATGCGGAGGGCGGCCACGCCGAAGCCCACCATTGA
- a CDS encoding ATP synthase F0 subunit C: MIIAEITGNIASAFGLLGAAIGVGLIGTKAAESVGRNPGASGKILVQAIIGMALAEGLGILALFLAK; this comes from the coding sequence ATGATCATCGCTGAAATCACCGGCAACATCGCCAGCGCGTTCGGTCTGCTCGGCGCCGCCATCGGCGTCGGCCTTATCGGCACCAAGGCCGCCGAGTCCGTCGGCCGCAACCCCGGCGCGTCCGGCAAGATCCTCGTGCAGGCCATCATCGGTATGGCGCTCGCCGAAGGTCTCGGCATCCTCGCGCTGTTCCTCGCCAAGTAA
- the atpF gene encoding F0F1 ATP synthase subunit B yields MLPLFLAATDAAHAAGEASIVEKFGIEWHYVVWQIASFLILFGVLYKFGIKPTIATMEERNKKIESGLKNAEETQARLAAAANESAALVKAASVEAQKIVDEARKAAKDFADKQQAEAIAHANDLIAKAKQSTELEHKKMLDQARGEIARLVVATTEKVLARKLTDVDRAAYNETATKELTVI; encoded by the coding sequence ATGCTTCCCCTCTTCCTCGCCGCCACTGACGCCGCGCACGCCGCCGGCGAAGCCTCCATCGTTGAGAAGTTCGGCATCGAGTGGCACTACGTCGTCTGGCAGATCGCCAGCTTCCTCATCCTCTTCGGCGTCCTCTACAAGTTCGGCATCAAGCCGACCATCGCTACGATGGAAGAGCGCAACAAGAAGATCGAGAGCGGCCTGAAGAATGCCGAGGAAACCCAGGCCCGCCTCGCCGCCGCCGCCAACGAGAGCGCCGCTCTCGTCAAGGCCGCCTCTGTCGAGGCCCAGAAGATCGTGGACGAGGCCCGCAAGGCCGCCAAGGACTTCGCCGACAAGCAGCAGGCCGAGGCCATCGCGCACGCCAACGACCTCATCGCCAAGGCCAAGCAGTCCACCGAGCTTGAGCACAAGAAGATGCTCGACCAGGCCCGCGGCGAGATCGCCCGCCTCGTCGTCGCGACCACCGAAAAGGTCCTCGCCCGGAAACTGACCGACGTCGACCGCGCCGCCTACAACGAGACCGCCACCAAGGAGCTCACAGTCATCTGA
- a CDS encoding F0F1 ATP synthase subunit delta: MAANKKTRLLAKQLHKLSVVNGSVSAEQVAGVLGWIEKTQPRQTMALLKAYHHRIAIELAKSEALVEHAGPVSDGTLKLIQGAMTQKYKRTITAKAKPAPQLLAGLRVRVGSDVYESTVAGQLAALSV, from the coding sequence ATGGCCGCCAACAAAAAGACCCGGCTTCTCGCCAAGCAGCTTCACAAGCTGAGTGTCGTCAACGGCTCTGTCTCTGCCGAGCAGGTCGCCGGTGTCCTCGGCTGGATCGAGAAGACCCAGCCCCGCCAGACGATGGCGCTGCTCAAGGCCTATCACCACCGCATCGCGATCGAACTCGCCAAGTCCGAGGCCCTCGTCGAGCACGCCGGCCCGGTTTCCGACGGCACCCTGAAGCTGATCCAGGGCGCCATGACCCAGAAATACAAGCGCACCATCACCGCCAAGGCCAAGCCCGCCCCGCAGCTCCTCGCGGGTCTGCGCGTCCGCGTGGGCTCCGACGTTTATGAGTCCACCGTCGCCGGCCAGCTCGCCGCCCTCTCCGTCTAA